The following DNA comes from Naumovozyma dairenensis CBS 421 chromosome 4, complete genome.
GCTAAAAATACATAAAATaatcaagaatattaagaaaaggaaacataGTTTACTCGCAACGAACGGACTATCCATCTATGCTTAAACCTTTTTTGATAAAACAAAACTGATCGAGTTTACGAACTGGCACTATACTGTActaaaaaatgaaaatgcCCAATATGGACGATTTTAAAGGCTCTATATGGAGAGTATATCAGGAGCATTTAGCGAATATAACTGTGAAATCCTCAACTTGAATACTGCGTGAGTGGTAAATTGGAACATTTCCCACTTTTTGTTAGCCTCTACTATTTGCCACTGATCATTTTTCGACAACTTATACAATCAGCCATTGACGCTTCACATAGTGATACCACCCAATATTCTCTGAAACATGAAATGGTAATGGAAATTAAAGCCGCATAATTGCAATTGCCAAAATTATCAGACGTTTTTGGTGTGACGtaagatttgaaaatgaaatatatgaGGAGCTATGAAAGAGGAACAAGCTTCAATATAACCTAGGATAATACGAAATTGATATACCACGTGAAACCCTTAACTTGTAGACTGACATCGACATTGGCTCCGTTCTCCTAAACCTCTTCCTACTTCAGATCAACGTTGTTCTTCGGTCcatctttattttgtatCTCGTTTTCCAAATTGTGACGTTTTCCAACAATAATCTTATTGTTGCTGACAGATCAGCCAAAATGATTCATGCTTACCTTGTCTTTAAACTCTCCATGCAACCAAATCTACCGATCTACTTTTAGATAGTATTGCTAAACGTAATGGTGTTCCTACTactgatgaagatattcattttctgaATTCTATACTCGGAAGTATTACTATGCTTATAAGTCTTACTCTAGATTTTACTACTGACTTTACTTTAACGTCTAATGTTCAAGTTAAGCGAAATAACCGTACTGGGACAGAAATACTGTGACTTTTTTGTTACTAAGGAACAAACCGAATAGATTAAgtttttatcaattattaaattcacTTCAGATAATAACCACAACtatattttaaaagataCTCCATTTTATGCTGGTCATTGGTTATTATTCCCGTTGCCTGGGTTCTGGGGATTTACTGATTCAAGGCCATTTTGGCGATCAATCTAATTGTCATGCAGGAGTTTTGTTAAAGGATAGAACGGCTACGTAGAATCTGTAGCTAGTAATATGCATCATCAAGACAATGTCTaaataacaaaataatagtaaaaaTTGAAGGTAGTCTaacctttttctttaatttaaCATGTAGaccatatataatatatatagcCTATTAATTGTACACAGTagaaggaaaaaacaaattGCAGACAAATGTAGAGAACTAAACCATAACAAATATGGGTTCTTCAAACAACATTAAGCTGGACTAGTAGCTGTAACCGTtcatttccaaatttttcgTGGCAGAGATTGAAGATTATCGACAATTAATCCCCAACTGAAAAAGgttctttttatttaaaataaatGTACATATACAgttatttcttaatttgTTTGATGACATTTTCATGCTGAATTCCGAAAGAACAAAAGCTCTGAATCGTATATTATGTGTACGTACAGGTATGgtcaaaaaataaagagCAAATGAGCCACCAAGCATACCCCTTGCATGGCCAACATATTCCCTTTGGGTCGCTAATATTCTAGATATCTCCTGCTGAAGGTCCAGCCCATGACAAGGAAGGCTCTGCAGAAGCGAAAGCTGCAATTGCCAACGACACCAAACACGCAGTTTCCGATGGATCTGCGATACACATTGCTACGGATGCTCCTATACAAAATTTTGAGTTTGATGCATTCGAGcatgaaaaattgatatAACACGCCTTAGGGATGGATATATCATACCAACACTGAATATTGCAACAATGGCTATCATATAACGCAATGGAATCATTGAGCTTTACTCATGCGATCTATAGTACGTACTCTTTTTTGGTATAAAATACTTTTTGAacaaaaatggaaattatGACTAGCTCAGAAAACGAAATATTAACTAGCTcagataagaaaaaaattcgCGAAATGGCCCCATATATTATCGTCATATATCTACACCGGTTCGCTTCATTCTATTTTAAATTAaggtttattatataaaaaaatcaGCAGTTATGCACAATTCGCAGCCAGACACAGCATTTCGTTGTGTGGTAAGTCATCACCTGCATGGAACCTTATGTAACTACCAAATTCTGGCGGAGACTTTACGAAAGCAATTAATATGATTATTGACCCATTTTCAAGAAGAATGATCCTGTAACGTTCACTTATTCACTATAGTCACGAATAGTTCTCGATTTATATAGTAATatctaatgaaaatattattttcaagcTATTTACTATGAAAATACTTCGATATAAACCAATAGAAGCATATCGAGTCGAGGAACGACCGGCTACATCTGTACCAGAATGGCCCTCGGTGCTGTTTATGACACCAAAACAGTTCCGAATCCAGATGCTGGTAGTCGCCAGAGTCAGTACCGTCGCCGCCCACAAGCTCACACACCATCGAATATTCCCGGGAATTCTAAGCTGGAATTTGCTGCAAAAGTCCGGACCCAGCGTGACGATATTAAGGGCAGCACACTAAAGACCCGGATCTATACTGCCAAATGGAGATGAACATACAGAAATATTGGGTAGACAGCTCACTCCGACGGCTGAGCCCATCccaaaatataaaaactTTGTCtgatgatttttttatGTATTTAGAATTAGTCTATTTTCTGAATTATTGTTAGGTCATATACTCAATATAACATACAGTACCTTGTTATCGTTTCCTGACCGAGAAATACttgatattaaaattttgtGTTTGTTTCGATAATTCCTTACGTGCACAGACTATTCTTTATCATGGAACCGAAAAACAAAGTACAAAATTCGTTACTGCTCGGATGTTATTCATAGATGTTGattttgtttccttttgGAAGTTACCTTGTGTCATAGTTAGTGTGctaatatttataaaaatgatgaCTACATTTTCTCTGAATAAAAGATAGAAACCAACGTACGTATTTAAAAGAGATTGTTAATGTcagtttttgaaaaaggTAGGATTCAGCACCTGCGtatatcattttttaaCTTCTGAAACATTGATGTGAgggaaaaattcaaaatccTTTTGGCGTAAATATGCACGAAGTGCAGATAGAAGTGCCAGAGTGAAAAgcaaaataattaaatgCAATATACAATCTGGTTTGCAACTATCTGTTTTAATACATGTATATTGAGTTATATCATATCCACATTgttcattaataatgaaagcTGATCTAAGGGCAACCATAAAAAGCGTAAGTGAACATCCTCTCCATATTGTCTCTTCCGATTTCGTGAAATAGAAAGAACCAACAACTAAAATaaagagagaaaaaaataacaaattaaaaatgCTCATAGTATTCGTGACTCTATTTATGCAGTGTTTATTGATCTGATTATATTCCTAACTGAGAACTGGGTTAAGGTGAatgtataatattttcaacgAATGTATGTGTTTGCTtgttcaaaagaaaaagattttgtttttcaattatactgcattaaaatatctgtttatattttaataaCGTTACAGGAACCTGAAGATCTGAAATCTCCAAGTTAAGCGGGAGGGCACGATTTTTTGTCAGATAGCTTCGTTTTTCCAAAGGTTTTTTACTATGGAAGAAAtctaaaaaatttcaaatttaagATAGGACACATATTCTATGCTATACAAAATGCAATATTTAATGTATAGCATAGAATATGATATAGATGAGGCTCACAAGAAGAGCATAATCAACTCTCAGCCTTATGtctctttttattattgtgtAATATGTACTTTAGTGTTAAAAAATGGGTTAAAAGGCACCACTTTCTCTAGATTTTCCCATACAAATCTTGAAgtataattttgataaaaaaaatactccAGTGTGACAATCGAAGTCTATAGTTGAAGCAGATGGATGGACTGccaattattttattgaagatgGCAAGCTACAAAAGAGTACATAGACTTCATTATGGATGGGAATAAGTCgagaaattttatttatcgTACACAATGttttattgtattataAGAGAACGTTATTTAGGTATATGTTTAGAGATTCTTGAAGACGATTAATTGAAGTTAATACAcgaagaaaaggaaagcAGATCCTGgataatattaagaattATCGCagggaaaaaaagaatattgaCTAAATCAATCCTTTATTTTACTTTGTTTGCTCTTATTCTGAGCAAAAAGAGTATTCGTAGAACTGAGAACATATCTGGAAAATAACGTGATAATCACAATCGCAGAACTGAGAGGTGATCGAAAAAATAGTAAATTGAAACAGATAAAATATAGGTAcgtaaataaaaagaaaatgaaataaattatatgaGCTTGAGGTCTGTCTTCCTGTTCGTCGTGAAAACAATTACACCAGATTTATCACTGGGATAAAATCGATTAAAGGAATatctattttcaatattccCAGGGCATTCGAATGAGAGTTCCTAGAAACCTAAATTAGTGCAGGATTTCCTTTCCAAAACAGCAAATTTATCATCGACGCTCGGGGAGAGCTCGAGGATATCAATAGAAACTGGGGCAGCTCCAGCGTTGATGACAAAATCGACTGGGAGACTTCCATGTTTTTAGGGAGCTTTGATATTTGGTAGATTATCAAACAGCGTATTGGACTTTCATataaaatcaattttaaCCATGCTAGGTGTGCATTGATGTCCATCGTTGGCAAGATCGGTAATTTTTCTCTATGCCAGTAAACAGCAACGGAATttaaaatgataaaaaacAGGTTGTGAAATTATGGTCTGGTTCctgtattattttattaattcagCTTATTCTTTGACGATCATTACTATCAGCAGTTTTAAAAAACGATAATGTTATCTAATGGAAAGAGCAGTTTCGAGCCTGTTTCAGatagaaaaaaaggaaaatttcaTATTAAAATACCTtaatgtttttcttttccagTTATTTGGATAATAACTTCAAAAAAGGTCATAGATAGAATAGACAGATCCAGTTGTAGCCAAGCTTAATACCACGGTGGCCATATTGATGAACATGATACATGTCGTGATAACacaaaaaaacaaagaagtaatgaaaaataattgcCCTCCTGTTATGACCGAATCACCTAAGATAAATGTGGAAATGACAGTAGTTATAATCCAATTTAGATCAAATGGGAAATAAGACACCTCACAAGAAGTCGACGTTTCAACTTGTTGAATCTGGCAGCTAGTTAAGCGATTATTCGCTACATAAATGTAATGGTTTATACACAAACTTGAAACTATGATTGTGTACGCAAGAATTGTGCGAAATAAGTATGGACGccatttcattttttctcCGGGACTGATATCTAGGGCTATATACCTGTTGTATAGTGGCACTATTGCATTCATAATTTGGGTtaattgaatcattaaattttccCTCCTAGAagttctttcttcttttatttttctacGTACGTTAGTTAGTTCTGtttgaatttggaaataattcttcttaATTTGTGAATCTCGGTGTATTGCCTTTGTATTGTTTGAGTGGATATTACAATTTACAATGCTTCAATAGTAAGTAGTTATAActtaataatacaaataaacGTAAAAGAtccttttttttggtttctTTACATAGAAGTTACATAAAGTGTTGTGTAAAATACATGAATTCTAATCAATTACGTACGTATAAAAACACGACATTGTACagttattttttcttgcttgaaaattatgataTCCTGGTTAAGAAAAACAGAATTCTGCAAAAGTACAAGATCTTAAGAAATGAAGTTAGCCCATGCCATTTTTGCAGGAATTCTTGCTAGTGCATATTTTGTTCACCCGGCCCTTGCCCCATATGACGAGGCTCGGACGACGCTGCTCGTAGCTTTCTGGTATTGTGTCCCGGAAAGTGCAGTCAGTATCTGTCACTGTTGCATTCTGGGTCCTTTTATAGAAAATGCTTTTACTGCAATTGAAACAATAGTGGACACATGCAGAGTTTGCGATCGAGATGACCAAAAACCAAATTGGGATTGTAGAGAGTCAGCGCTTTCTTTGGCTAAAACACTGACAACATATATCTTCACGATTTATGTTGGCTGGAAGTTAcaggaagaagaaatgcATCTTTGCAAAGGCACGAAACCGAGGGCACGAAGGAACCACTACTGTTACCGGATCCTTAGCAGTATTTGTAGTGCAGATTCTAGTGATTTTGACCAAATTTGTGTTGATACATAGTTGACGGACCGCCCAACTCAAACTATCTAGGACATTGGTCTATGATTGGAAACTTTGTAGTGAAAAGGGACCAAAATATTGAGATAGGTTTTCATGTAAAGAATCATAAGGACAGTATGGTGTAccattttattatttaagcCCAATACAGTCGGAAATGGTGCTGGGGCCGTGAAACCACTTTACCGAGAAAAGTCTGGTAATTTAATTAAGCGTCATTATCATATAGGTACACCATCATGTAGCTACTATCTAATGGCAGATTACTGTGCCAATCAGAACAAACGGGGTGGGGTTTATACGCGACGGGTGGTGGTAGCTGGAGAGCAGATTACTATAAATAATAGATTAAAGAACAGGATGGTGATTGTGAGGTTTCTTGGAAGCTATATGAAGCAAAAGTCAGGACTGGATGTACTATATACTGGTCGCAGTGTGACACACGACATTGAATATATGACCGCCAACTTTGAGGAAGGTTTCAAAATTTACGCTAGAATTTGTGATTTTTGTATAATCTTATATATTCGAAACATCGattgtaaataaatttttcccTTATATCATAAATGAACTACCGACAACTGTTACAATCTTTCTAGAACCGTTCCTTCTTCCCTATAGGCTTTCAACTGATCTATACTGAAATGTAACGATGTCATCATCAATGTCCTTATCTTGGTTATTTTAGGGCATGAGGGTCtgtatttcttctttgacAGTCTTTGTATGCTTAGAGtataaaaaagaagatctattttatatatctCACTATACACTTTCAATATTGGAAGCAACAGGTTTTGACTGAGGctaataaaaatttaaagaatgcTCTCAAAATCGTTTTAGGAAGGAGAGGAATCGAATTAAATTAGATGGTGCCTCGGACGAAGATAATACGCTGATTAACATATATGACACAGCCATTACTTTATACGAAGTTAATGAAAGTTTTAACGCAGGAGGAAAaacttcaaatattcattacGTAGCTAAGttattcaatatatctTATCAAACAGCTGAGTTATCTTCATAACAGTGATGTGATAGGTGGTATGGTACTGCTTAAAAGAGAGGAAGAAAAACGATTAAAAAAGaagtaatattatttcaaataaagaaattgtcCTCAATGGTTATATAACTAAATAAAAGCTAGCTATCGTTTTAATAATCAAACTATCTCACCTATAcacttatatatatattgacAATTTTATGTTATATTTTTgtctttaatattttattataccgtattattttatatctCGTTTTGTAATTGAAACGGTTGGGGTTCAACTCCctaatataaataaataattaagTTACACCATGAGCGACGTCGTAGTGCAGAAGTCGTAGACTCGTGTATAGGTACCTTATGTAGAACCAAACCCGGTTTATTTTGTGTGTTGAAGACTCTATGTCTTAAATATCATTACGTATGTTTCGGTTTCGTTCTTTCCAATCTTCGGACCGAGATAATGTCGTTCTGAATACACAACTTGATATGGAATTTCTATATTGGAAACTTTTGTTAAAGTTATTTCTAACTTGATAAGTAAGCAATGGTCAGTGGGCAGTCAAACAACTAGGCACACACTTATAGAAATTGTCTAATAATACTCGGACTATTTTACTCTTTGCATTTCCAATGAGATCAAACATCTACTAAAGACACACAATCTTTATGGATAAGTCTACCAACATGTCTTCCGATATACGTCAATAAGTAACGAGGAATTTTCTCTCATATATTAATAGGGTTACTTCAATTATCTAAATGGAATATCGTTCTTCTTATAAtagttatatataaaaatgcAGATTTATAACCTCGAAACTGCTCACATACTGATATTCTCAGAAAAAATGTCTTTAAAACATCCCTTTACCGTTATAACATCAAATACAGGTAATATCAGTAGCTCAAAAAATGAAGCCAACATagaaacaattgaaaacgACTCAGAATTATCAACAGAATCAAAACATATAACTAAACGTAAAGTGATCTCTTTAAAAGATGCCGATATTACTCTTGCTTTTATGGTGGAAAATGATACATTTGTCCGCGAAATTAGACAAACAGAGGAAAGAAAGTTGAGAAGAAAAGTCGCATTGattattgtttctttaacGGCTACTATTGATTTCCTTCTTTATTCAGATAAAGCTACTTTATCTTACGCATCGATTTTTGAATTATGGGAAGACACGCATTTAACACAAAATAGGTACAACAATGCAACTACATTGTTTTATGTAGGCTATATCGTCGGGTTGACAAACTTACTTTGGgttcaaaaatttccaattcgTAATGTAATGATATTTATGTGTACATCATGGACTATTATCACACTTTTACATTGTGTCgcatataattattatgGCATTTATGCGCTAAGATTCTTCTTAGGATTCGTTGAGGCGATTGCAGTACCAACTCTAAATATAAcaatgaatcaatttttgaCTCCAAATGAAAAGAATGTATATGCTCCAATTTTCTATAGTAGCTGTATGGGATGTGGAATTTTTCGTTTCTTTGATTGCATATGGAAGTTATTTATGATAATTATTGGTGGTATGACATTTTTAATGACAATGGtagtttattttatttatccAAGTAATCCAACTGATGCAAAATTTCTAagtaaagaagaaaaagtttGGGTCATAAGAAGAGTTCAGAAAAGCTCCAACTCATCCATTGAGCAAAAATATAGTAAGAAATATCAGATTATTGAAGCATTTAGAGATCCAATCACATGGTTATTTTGTGCATTTTTCTTATTCCAACAGTTAGCAAATAATTTAACATATATgcaaaatttattatttgagaaTCGGTCATACTACAAATCTAGATACTACCATAGTCTCTATCGCTTCAGGTGGATTTGCTACTTCCTGTGCGATAATTGCTACAGTTTTCTTATTGTACAAGGAAAATTTTAATGCCTTTTCAGTTGTATTTTGGACATTACCATCCCTAGCGGCATCTATTGCTATGGTCTCTATTAAATGGGGCGATAATATTCCTTTATTAGCCATGCTTTGTTTGGCTTCTCCTTTATTCGGTATCCCATGGGTTTTGATGTTTAGTTGGAATATAACAAGTTGTTCAGGTTATACTAAGAGAGTCACTAGAAATGGTATGGTCATGTTTTGGTACTGTATCGCCAATATAATATCACCTCAATTATGACAACAAAAAGATGCACCGAGATTTATACCAGCTTGGATTGTTCAGATCGTTCTATCATTCTTCTTGGCTCCCGCAATAGCTTTAGTCATCTATTTCATTTTGAGGCGTAGAAATGTAGATAGGTTACAAAAAATACAGGAATCTGTAAAGGCGGAAGGTTTCATCGATTATGATGGTAAACATTTTACAGCTACAGGCGCACAACTGGATCTCACTGgtttagaaaatgaaagatttaTATATCTGATATTCTGTATTTAAAGCGGTCTTAGTGTATATAGATATCAAGATTAAAATGCAAGGTAGAATCTGGACCATTTTTTATAGTCTACACACTTttacataatatattatcgATCAATAAAAACGAAACCTTTCCGTGGATTAATAAGGTACAATGTTACCAAGTAAAAGTTCATTTCAAAGCTGCTCTTCAGTCTTTGAGCATTACCTGTCCATCTTCTTCGTCGTATGTACTGCTTTCTTTCGTATCTCACTGGTGCTACGTCGCGTATCTATATGTATTTACGTATCTTCGAGCA
Coding sequences within:
- the YCT1 gene encoding Yct1p (similar to Saccharomyces cerevisiae TNA1 (YGR260W); ancestral locus Anc_5.50); protein product: MQIYNLETAHILIFSEKMSLKHPFTVITSNTGNISSSKNEANIETIENDSELSTESKHITKRKVISLKDADITLAFMVENDTFVREIRQTEERKLRRKVALIIVSLTATIDFLLYSDKATLSYASIFELWEDTHLTQNRYNNATTLFYVGYIVGLTNLLWVQKFPIRNVMIFMCTSWTIITLLHCVAYNYYGIYALRFFLGFVEAIAVPTLNITMNQFLTPNEKNVYAPIFYSSCMGCGIFRFFDCIWKLFMIIIGGMTFLMTMVVYFIYPSNPTDAKFLSKEEKVWVIRRVQKSSNSSIEQKYSKKYQIIEAFRDPITWLFCAFFLFQQLANNLTYMQNLLFENRSYYKSRYYHSLYRFRWICYFLCDNCYSFLIVQGKF